A genomic stretch from Kwoniella europaea PYCC6329 chromosome 2, complete sequence includes:
- a CDS encoding DNA repair protein rad18, translating into MDMSSHPLLSSIDEAPPFPPNHPQLRRLDRSVVCQICKEPFQAPVSIGCGHSFCSSCIRSSLDVLKKCPSCNEPASEGQIRRNRALEEITDSWEESRPIIYDLAKPPPQPQITKKRPAQELNPKAASSSGTKRLKPNSSRETSGSRSQSPTKSRRSNDSDHDEVQNGEVEDEEDDVQELTENDEAPCPICQSTLPISSIPLHIEKGCPPPKSKLNGNGNRKGNQKADWKKVFSGQSIGAKNKDKEVEMKRITKPNYALATPADLRSILSDYSLPTTGDKVTLISRVQEWIILFNSNLDTSHPSSLSALRAKLSDMENSKKRDKERGKDEMINQLGSKDGLQKYAKDKRSEFERLRKEIIERDRKRKEQEEGKGGGKDNAIEVE; encoded by the exons ATGGACATGTCGTCCCACCCCCTCCTCTCGTCAATAGACGAAGcccctcccttccctcccAATCACCCTCAACTACGTAGACTAGATCGTTCGGTAGTTTGTCAAATCTGTAAAGAACCATTCCAAGCGCCCGTATCGATAGGATGTGGTCATTCATTTTGTTCCTCG TGCATCAGATCTTCGCTGGACGTGTTGAAGAAATGTCCATCATGTAATGAACCCGCTTCAGAAGGTCAGATAAGGAGGAATAGAGCTTTGGAGGAGATAACGGATTCATGGGAGGAATCAAG ACCAATAATATACGATTTGGCaaaaccaccaccacaaccGCAGATAACGAAGAAACGTCCAGCACAGGAATTGAATCCGAAAGCTGCCTCTTCATCCGGTACGAAGCGTCTGAAGCCGAATTCGAGTAGAGAAACGAGTGGAAGTAGATCGCAGAGTCCAACCAAATCACGTAGATCTAATGATAGCGATCATGATGAAGTGCAGAATggggaggtggaggatgaggaagatgatgtacaGGAATTGACTGAAAATG ACGAAGCGCCATGTCCGATATGTCAATCTACGTTACCTATCTCATCCATACCGCTACATATCGAAAAGGGATGTCCGCCACCGAAAAGTAAattgaatgggaatgggaatagAAAAGGGAATCAGAAAgcagattggaagaaggttttTTCAGGTCAATCAATAGGAGCAAAGAATAAAGAtaaaga AGTCGAGATGAAACGAATAACCAAACCAAACTACGCATTAGCTACACCTGCAGACTTACGATCAATACTATCT GATTATTCCTTACCTACCACAGGAGATAAAGTAACATTGATAAGTAGAGTTCAAGAATGGATaatcctcttcaactcaaATCTCGATACCtcccatccatcttccttatcAGCGCTCAGAGCGAAATTGTCAGATATGGAAAATTCTAAAAAGAGGGATAAGGAAAGggggaaagatgagatgatcaatcaactaGGTAGTAAAGATGGGTTACAGAAGTATGCGAAAGACAAGAGAAGTGAAtttgagagattgagaaaAGAGATTATAGAGAgggataggaagaggaaagaacaggaggaagggaagggaggtGGGAAGGATAACGCGATTGAGGTGGAGTAA
- a CDS encoding septum formation protein Maf, whose translation MGKAPSKSSLTRTSPVGPKALPLPIFQKLKDKRVVLASASPRRKEIFAAADFHPEIVPSTFAEDLPHSRFQGRLADYPIATGAEKAMEVYERLVKENEYDPPDLVISADTVVIFPPEKDTVEGGQYHGEISEVLEKPINKHEQIRSLSSMSGRQCEVITGVSIVYPTVEAPGFKVQSISASTLVQFYDNSKETIQAYVDSEEGIDRAGGFAIQGLGGVLIEKIDGDYNNCVGFPSSAFWRWISELDSEGVFDEAWKE comes from the exons ATGGGCAAAGCaccttccaaatcatcccTCACCCGTACCTCACCAGTCGGTCCCAAAGCACTTCCATTACCCATCTTTCAGAAATTGAAGGATAAGCGAGTGGTCTTGGCTTCTGCCAGTCcaaggaggaaagagatcTTTGCTGCGGCT GATTTCCACCCAGAGATAGTTCCTTCGACATTCGCAGAGGATTTACCGCATTCTAGATTCCAGGGGAGACTGGCTGATTATCCGATAGCGACAGGTGCAGAGAAG GCAATGGAAGTGTATGAGAGGTTGGTCAAGGAGAATGAGTATGACCCGCCTGATTTGGTGATTTCTG CCGATACAGTGGTAATCTTTCCTCCTGAGAAAGATACAGTCGAAGGTGGACAGTATCACGGTGAGATATCGGAAGTATTGGAGAAACCAATAAACAAACATgagcag ATACGAAGTCTCTCTTCCATGTCGGGTAGACAATGCGAGGTGATCACTGGTGTATCGATag TGTATCCTACCGTGGAAGCGCCAGGATTCAAAGTTCA ATCGATATCGGCTTCGACACTTGTACAATTCTATGATAATTCT AAAGAAACTATTCAGGCTTATGTAgattctgaagaaggtatagataGAGCTGGTGGATTCGCTATTCAA GGATTAGGAGGAGTGTtgatagagaagatagatggtgatTACAACAATTGTGTTGG ATTCCCTTCGTCTGCTTTCTGGAGGTGGATATCCGAGCTGGACTCGGAAGGTGTATTCGACGAAGCATGGAAGGAGTAA
- a CDS encoding septum formation protein Maf, with protein sequence MFDSPRLNLPVFEIFKDKRIILASSSPRRKEILARVGFHPEIVPSTFKEDLSHELFNYDLTKYPIATCTEKAREVFLRSTHDENEKQFKKPDLVISADTVVIFPPSFESHQGHVSRILEKPGTKEEQSKILNEMNGKQCEIVTGISIMVPAKNIQGVYKIHSTSASTVVQFANNSKEFIQAYVDSEEGLDRSGGFATQGMGGVLVKSIHGDYDNVAGFPSSHFWRWIHELYNQGIFDKAWN encoded by the exons ATGTTCGACTCACCCAGATTGAACTTGCCAGTATTCGAAATATTCAAAGATAAGAGAATCATCTTAGCTTCTTCTAGTCcaaggaggaaagagatcCTGGCTCGTGTG GGGTTCCATCCTGAGATCGTCCCTTCGACCTTCAAAGAAGACCTCTCACATGAGTTATTCAACTATGATTTGACTAAATATCCAATTGCTACATGTactgagaag GCGAGAGAAGTCTTTCTGAGATCGACTcatgatgaaaatgaaaagCAATTTAAGAAACCAGACTTGGTTATTTCAG CCGACACAGTAGTCATTTTCCCACCATCTTTTGAATCCCATCAAGGACATGTTAGTAGGATCTTGGAAAAACCAGGTACGAAGGAAgagcag TCGAAGATCttgaatgaaatgaatggGAAACAGTGTGAGATAGTCACTGGAATTTCCATTA TGGTTCCGGCGAAAAATATCCAAGGAGTATACAAGATCCA TTCAACTTCAGCTAGTACCGTTGTACAGTTCGCTAACAACTCT AAGGAATTCATCCAAGCTTATGTCGATTCCGAAGAAGGGTTAGATCGATCAGGTGGATTTGCTACTCAA GGTATGGGTGGAGTATTGGTGAAATCCATTCATGGGGATTATGATAATGTTGCTGG CTtcccctcttctcacttTTGGAGATGGATTCATGAGCTATACAATCAAGGGATCTTCGATAAAGCTTGGAACTGA